Part of the Imperialibacter roseus genome, GCTGACGACTAGAAGAACTGATGGCTGAGAGTCCGTCAATTTTTCCTATTTTTATTGAACACCCAAAGTCAAGCATCTCTCAACTATGGCAAAGCCTACCCGTGTACTACTGTTCCTTTTTGTTTTTTGTTTTAACACCAATTCTACCACGGAAGCCCACCCCAGGCACTCCGACCCCGTGCTGGCTGAATTGAACGACTACCTCATGGCCATACAACTCCTGAGGGTTGACGACCCCGCTGCGGCAAGGTTATTCAATATCTGGGATGAGCTAAGGGTGGTATCGTGGAAGATTCGTGAGTTGACCGATGAGCAAAACTTGCCAATGGTCGACAGCAAGGTTATGAAGCAAGTAGGCGCAACCAGAGCTAAGCAAAAGCAGCTTTTGGAAGAATGCCGAGCCTACTTTGCCGGAATGGCCCGCAAAGGTCCCTCGTTAAATGTAGTGATTGATCAGTCGGTCAAAAGCACGCCAGAAGCACCGGTAGTAAATGTGCAAGTCGGGCATTTCAAAGTAGTGGTTATCGAAATTGAAAATCGACGAAGCGTAGCCACAAAACTAGCCATGAAAGCCGATTTGAGCGATGAGATATTGTTTTGGAATAAGACCATCACCCTGGCTCCGGAGTCAATTGGCTACACCTTTGCCGTTTGCACGCCGCTCACTGAGAAGGCATTGACTCAAATCATCCAAATGAGCGACAGTCTTGGAAACAAGGCGTCAGCCACCATACGGATGCAGGGTATCCCCATGCAGAATCCTCCATTTTCGCTGCTCCCTGCCAACAATGCGTACAAGGTAGTGCTTCCAGCGCCTGGGCGGTCGCCCGCCAAAAGGCATGCCCCATTTAAAGAGGGAATCAAATTCACGATTACCGATAAGCTTAGTGGCCAACCACTGGCCACTCGTATTGAGGTGAAAGACGCTGCAAACAAAAGCTATTGGACGCCCATTAAAGGGCCTTCCTACGCTGTAGGCCGAAACGAAAACGATGGCTGGAGGTCCATTTTTTGGGAATATCAGCCAGGCCCATACTTCTATATCGATGGCAAAGCGGAGCTAGGCGTGCCACCAGCGGGAAAAACTGCCACTGTCTATCATGGCTTTGAGTATAATCCGGTGACAGTGGCAGTACCTGAAAATGGCGTTGTGGAAGTAGCCATGGAACGATGGATCAACATGCCTGAGTTGGGTTGGTACTCAGGACAAACGCATATCCATACCACCGACGTGGGCATACCAGTTCAATTCAGTAAATACTGGCCTTTGATTTCCAAAAGTGAAGACCTCAATGTGTCGGCCATCCTCACCCTGAAAGGTGAATGGGAAACCCACGCCATTTATGCCAACGAATTTCCCATGGGCGAAAGAAAGGCGTTTAGTACAGCGGAGCATGTGATCACCTATGGAGAAGAGTTTCGAAACAACCCCTATGGTCATCTGGCCTTTCTGGGGTTGAATGAATTGATTCAACCTATTAGCTCCGGTGCTGTAGGTGAGCTGGGTGGCCCTGATTATCCACCCAATTCATATATTCTGGATGAAGCCATCGAGCAGGGCGCCACCACCATTGCCGCCCATTTTGGAAACTTCAAAGGCACAGACCAAATCAAAACGCCCTGGCCTTCCTCGGGATTTGAGATGCCGGTTGATATTGCATTGGACAAGATCCAAATGGCAGAAATAGCTGGCAACGGCGGGCAGCTCGATATCTGGTACGACATCCTCAATTGTGGCTTCAGAATACCCGCCACTGCGGGCCCCGACTGGATCATCAAAGATACGCCAAGGGTGTATGTGAACCTGGAGGACGAGCCCTTTACATTAGACAACTGGCGAAAAGGGCTACAACAGGGAAAAAGCTTTATCACCAACGGCCCTATGCTCTTTTTCACAGTGAATGGCGAGCAGCCCGGAAGTGTGTTGAAAGCTGGCAAAATGCCCGCAACCTTTGAGGTGATGACACAGGCGCTCACTCCCAAAGGAAATGTGCCCGTAGAGATTGTCTTCAACGGCAAAATGATTGCCAGCACTACTGATAAGATTACAAAAATTACGCTGGAAGACTCCGGCTGGCTGGCGATCAGGTGTGGCGGAGCTCACTCAAATCCGGTGTATGTAGACTTTGAAGGCAGGCCCGCTGGCTACGCCGAACCGGCACAAAGATTCATTGCCATCATCGACCGGCTCGCCGAATGGGTAGAAACAAAAGGCCTTTTCTATGAAGCCGACCAAAAGAAGCTTGTTCTCGAAGAGCTTGACAAAGGAAAAGCAGTATATGCTAAAATAATTAAGAAGGCGGAGAGGCTGGGAAGGAAGATAGAGTAGGCACCAGCCTGAGGAACGCAAGCTTACTCTCACCAAGATGACCTGCAATCACTTCGCTCAATACATGAGGAGTTGGGCGATGCGCCTGCAAGAGATGTACACGAAAGCTTTATCGTGTATCCGGTCACCTAACCTCGATCCATTCAATTTTTACCGAAAGAGCAGCCCTGGTGCCAGACAGTCGATTATTTGATAACTGGACGGGCCTGATGATGGATAAACCAATTAAAAAACCAAAATTAGGGTGTTGAAACAAATTTTACTCTCATGAAAAGAAGACTCTTCCTCAAAAACACTGCGCTCACTGCCTCCTCAATAGCTTTTTTATCATCTTCGTCCTGGGCAAAGCTAAAAGCCGACCGATTAAGAACCGCCCACATCGGACTGGGTGGTATGGGAATGGCCGACCTGGACTCTATCTCCTCGCACAAGCTGGTGGATGTAACTGCCTTGTGCGACGTGGATGCCAATAACCTGGCCGCTGCCAACAAGCTGCACAAAGGAGCAAAGGCATTTACCGACTACAGAAAGCTTTTTGATGAAATAGGCAAAAGCATTGATGCCGTGATTGTGTCAACACCTGACCACACCCATGCACCTGCTTCGGTCATGGCCATGCAAATGGGCAAACCAGTATATTGCCAAAAGCCATTGACACACCATGTGTCGGAGGCCAGGGCTATGCGCAAACTTGCAGAAGACAACAAGTTGGTCACGCAAATGGGGATACAAATTCACTCATGGAACCAATACCGGGGAACCGTTGAATTAATTCAGTCGGGTATTATCGGAAAAGTGAATACTGTCAGGGCCTGGTCCAACAAAAACTGGGGATACGACGGCCCTGCACCGACGGGTAGCGACCCGGTTCCTTCCACACTTGACTGGAACCTATGGCTGGGCACTGCCCCGGAAAGGGCCTACAAGGAAGGCCTTTATCATCCTGGCAACTGGAGAAAGATGCTGGATTACGGCTGTGGCACCTTGGGCGACATGGGCGTTCACATTTTCGACACCCCTTACACTGCATTAGCGCTTGATGTACCAAAAACTGTCACCACAAGTTGCAGAAAACCCACGGGATTTGGCCACCCGGAAAAGAATGTTGTGACGTACGAATTCCCTGCCACAAAATTTACCACCGACAACTTCAAGTGGGTGTGGTACGACGGCGTGGATGCGCCTGACAGCCATGAAGAGCTTGCCATGCCAGGTAACGACAAACTTCCCAGTCAGGGTGCGATGTTTATTGGTGAAAAAGGCAGGCTGTTGCTACCCCACATCGACTACCCTAAATTGATCGTCGAAGGAAAATACGAAAAGGTTGATTTCCCTGACCTGCCAAAGGCGGATCACTACCATCAGTTTGTTGACGCCTGCCTTGGAAAAGACAAGACCAGTGCGCCGTTCTCATACGCAGCCAGGTTAACGGAGGCCATCCTTTTGGGTGTTGTTGCCAATCGCTTCCCTGACCAAACCCTGAATTGGAATAACAAAGGCCAAAAGTTCGATGAGGCAGCTGCCAACAAGTTGCTCGAAGTACCCTACAGAAAGTTTTAATGTTGATGACATAAGTTCCCATGCACCGGAAGAGTGATTTTCCGGTGCTTTCATGGAGATGGCAATTAACTACCTCGCCTCTGTCTTCAGGAGTATGGCACCCCCATCTGTCAACCCATTGTGTCGAAGAACTGCACCCAACGTCCACTTGTAACAAATCGCCGGATGGCCTTCAGATGTCGGAGAGAAATGACCTACATTTATTGCTTCTAATTGAATGGCACAGGTGCAGAAAATGGAGTTTAGCTAACTAAAGATGACATTTCCCAATGACATAGCGAAGCGAAACTGTGCTTACGTATTCCTGTTTAGCTTTCTGTTCAATTATTTTGGTATATGCGCCATATTCGAAGTTCAGCAGTTCATTATACGACGGGAAGTAAAAGAGCAGATCGAGGCTGGAGTACCTGATGATAAGCTTCACAAGCTCTCTTTCGCAGTTGATCAAATACCTAACCTCGAGTGGGAAGAAGAAGGAAGAGAATTCCGCTTCAAAGGTCAAATGTACGACATCGTTCGCAGGGAAGTAGTAGCTGATTCGGTTTACTACTTCTGCATCAACGATGTGAAAGAAACCAACCTTGTGATGCTGGACGAGCTGGTGCGAAAACACATGGACGACGACAGTGGCCCCATTAGCAAAACCACAAGAAAGGTCACCAAAACGGTCAAGTCACTTAAATTTTCAGCCTCCGAAAAGTTGTTCACTTACGGGATACTTGTTCCAAAATCTACCATCGACTCATCATTTGCTCATTTCTATTCCTCACCATGCATCGAACTGGTAGGCCCACCCCCAAAATCTGTTTAGCCATTTCTTAGTGAACGAGGGTATTGCATCTTTTCTGTAGCAAAGATACAGGAGTGCTATGCCTGTGATTATTCAGAACAAACAAACAGATAAATAATGAGACACATATTTTTACTCACATTGAGTATGCTGGTGACGTATGCGTCATTGGCTCAGAATGGGCAGCTAAAAGGAAAGGTGGTTGATGCATCGACCAACGCTCCGCTGGCAGCTGCTACTATTGAAATTGACGGAAAAGGGAGAACAACCACTAATGACAACGGAGAGTTCTCGGTTGATTGCGCAGGTTCAGCCATCGTTCGGGTAAGCTACGTAGGCTATGAAACCTTTTCAAAAACAGCAGACTGCGCCACTGAGCTTGTCTTTTCACTGATTTCTTCAACAAAAAGTCTCCAGGAAGTGGAAGTTACGGCTCTTTCAAACCCCAACCGGTCACTACTTGAGCAGCCCATCTCTATTGTGAAGCTGGGCAGCCAGGAGCTTAAGCGGTCAACAGGTCTTTTTCTCGATGACGCTATCAATACCAGCGTTCCCGGTGTGTTTATGGAAAGAAGAACGATCTCGGGTGGTCAGCAGATCAATATCAGAGGCTACGGCAGCGGAATGGGCTTCCGTGGTATTAGCAGTAACTTCGACTCCCAGGGGGTGAAGATGTATCTGAACGGGATTCCGATTACCGACGCCGAGGGCATCACAGTGATGGATGATGTTGACTATGGCTCGGTGAGTAACCTGGAGGTGAGCAAAGGGCCATCGGGCACTTTGTATGGGCTGGCAATATCCGGCGTTGTGAACCTGCAAACACAGAAAGCCGAAAAAGGCCAAACCTCTATTGGAGAAGACTTCATGGTAGGAAGCTACGGTTTGCAGCGCTCCACTACCCGATTGGCCATCGGAGGCGAAAAGTCATCGTTTCTGATTAACTACGGACACCAGAAATATGACGGATTTATGCCTCACACCAGGTCGCACAAGAACTTCGTGAACATGATGGGAGACTATGTGCTGAACGATAAGCAGAGCATGACCTCATACCTGGGTTTTAGCGACAGCTATGATGAGAGAAACGGCGAGTTAACGAAAGAACAATATGAAACTTTCGACTACTCCGGCAACAGCCGCTACATCGCCAACAATGCGCATTCGGCAGTTAAAACCTTCAGAGCCGGCGTCGGGCACACCTATCATTTCAACGACCATGTTTCCAACACCACTTCCTTGTTCGGTTCAGCACAAGAAATGGACAACAGCTCTGCCGGAGGCTGGACAGACAAAACCCCGCTGAATTATGGCTTCCGATCTACTTTTGACAAGCAGTTCAAACTATCTGAAGCCGTAACCCTTTCTGGCATTACAGGCGTGGAGATGCAGCAGATGGAGGCCTTTACAGCTGGCTATGGTATGGGCGCTGACAGCACCAACCTGAGTGGCTACAATGTCATTACAGCTATCAGAAGCAATCAGGCGACGACAAGCTCCACCTCCTCCTATTTTACTCAGTGGACTTTGTCGCTACCTTCGGATATCAGCGTCACAGCAGGCATTGGCATCAGCAACATGAAGCTGCGCCTGGAAGATCGACTTTGGGGACTTACCAACGACCACCCTGGGAATGCCAGGCTGAAAACCTATGAAAACACCTATAACGGGCTGGCGTCCCCAAGCTTTGCCATCAACAAAAAGATCAGCAAAGTGGCCTCGGTGTATGCGTCTTACTCGGTAGGTTACAAGGCACCTGTTAGCTCCAATATCCTGATTTCAACCACGGGCCAGCTCAACACAGGCCTGGAGCCGGAGAAAGGCACTCAGATCGAGATCGGCACCAAAGGAAGCATGATAGACAACCGATTGTTTTATACAGTCGCAGGTTTCAATGCCAAATTCCAGGACAAGTTCACCAATGTAACCGTACAGAACCCGTCGAACACTGCTACACTGTACTCTTACATTATTAATGGCGGCAGCCTGAACAATACAGGGCTGGAAGTGCTGGTGAACTACAACGTAGTGAGTTCCAATACCGGCTTCCTGAAGCTCTTGCGTCCTTTTGCTAACTTGACTTACTCTCACTTTACCTACGACAATTTCACCTATGAGACAATAGGCAAAAGCGTTGTTAATCAGGACAGCACGATCGTGAATGACTACTCCGGCAATGCGGTCGCAGGCGTTTCTCCCGTGGTGTTCAATCTTGGCGTAGATGTAGATACGAAGCCTGGCTTCTACGGAAACTTGAACTTCAACTACCGTAGTTCTATGTTCTACACATCGGATGAAGTGAATGAAACAGAGGCCTACAGCCTGCTGAACATCAAAGCAGGCTTCAGGAAATCCTTCGGGCACTTCAATTTGGATGCTTATTTCGGTGCCAATAACATCACCGGAGAGCAGTACTACCAAATGGTGTTTGTAAACCAGATTCCTGACGCCTATATCCCAGCTCCCAACGAAATCAATTTCTTTGGAGGTGTGAACCTGAAATACACCTTCTAATCCATTTAGAGAGTAGCAGCCAGAGCGCCGCTACTCTCTTTTTTAAATCCGATTAACTATGAAAAAGCTATACTTAGTAGCCATTGTCGCTCTCCTGCTTGCAGGCTGTGGGCGCTTTGGCAATGAAGATAAAAAGACAAACAACGCCGAAAGGATCGTGTGCATTGCCAAGCAGTACACCGAGATCATTTTTGCACTTGGAGCAGAGAAGGACATCGCCGCAGTAGATGTCTCGAGCACCTACCCTCCTGAGGCCACAGAGCTACCAACCGTTGGTTACCACCGGGCTTTGAGTGCAGAGGGCGTGCTGGCCGCCAAGCCTACGCTCATCATTCACGACAATAATATCGGCCCTGAGCATGTCGTAAAACAGTTGGAGGATCTTAAAATCCCTATGAAAGTGTTTGACACCAAAGGTGAAGACATTGAAAGCACCAAGGCACTGATGAAGGAAATGGGCCAGTATTTTCACAAGGAAGCTACGGCCGATTCGCTTTGCAAAAAACTGGACGCCGATATGAAACTAGCGCTGGATAACACGGCCAATTATACCGATTCACTGAATGTGCTGGTAATCCATTTTGGTCAGGCATCCAACGTATTTT contains:
- a CDS encoding CehA/McbA family metallohydrolase, with the protein product MAKPTRVLLFLFVFCFNTNSTTEAHPRHSDPVLAELNDYLMAIQLLRVDDPAAARLFNIWDELRVVSWKIRELTDEQNLPMVDSKVMKQVGATRAKQKQLLEECRAYFAGMARKGPSLNVVIDQSVKSTPEAPVVNVQVGHFKVVVIEIENRRSVATKLAMKADLSDEILFWNKTITLAPESIGYTFAVCTPLTEKALTQIIQMSDSLGNKASATIRMQGIPMQNPPFSLLPANNAYKVVLPAPGRSPAKRHAPFKEGIKFTITDKLSGQPLATRIEVKDAANKSYWTPIKGPSYAVGRNENDGWRSIFWEYQPGPYFYIDGKAELGVPPAGKTATVYHGFEYNPVTVAVPENGVVEVAMERWINMPELGWYSGQTHIHTTDVGIPVQFSKYWPLISKSEDLNVSAILTLKGEWETHAIYANEFPMGERKAFSTAEHVITYGEEFRNNPYGHLAFLGLNELIQPISSGAVGELGGPDYPPNSYILDEAIEQGATTIAAHFGNFKGTDQIKTPWPSSGFEMPVDIALDKIQMAEIAGNGGQLDIWYDILNCGFRIPATAGPDWIIKDTPRVYVNLEDEPFTLDNWRKGLQQGKSFITNGPMLFFTVNGEQPGSVLKAGKMPATFEVMTQALTPKGNVPVEIVFNGKMIASTTDKITKITLEDSGWLAIRCGGAHSNPVYVDFEGRPAGYAEPAQRFIAIIDRLAEWVETKGLFYEADQKKLVLEELDKGKAVYAKIIKKAERLGRKIE
- a CDS encoding Gfo/Idh/MocA family protein: MKRRLFLKNTALTASSIAFLSSSSWAKLKADRLRTAHIGLGGMGMADLDSISSHKLVDVTALCDVDANNLAAANKLHKGAKAFTDYRKLFDEIGKSIDAVIVSTPDHTHAPASVMAMQMGKPVYCQKPLTHHVSEARAMRKLAEDNKLVTQMGIQIHSWNQYRGTVELIQSGIIGKVNTVRAWSNKNWGYDGPAPTGSDPVPSTLDWNLWLGTAPERAYKEGLYHPGNWRKMLDYGCGTLGDMGVHIFDTPYTALALDVPKTVTTSCRKPTGFGHPEKNVVTYEFPATKFTTDNFKWVWYDGVDAPDSHEELAMPGNDKLPSQGAMFIGEKGRLLLPHIDYPKLIVEGKYEKVDFPDLPKADHYHQFVDACLGKDKTSAPFSYAARLTEAILLGVVANRFPDQTLNWNNKGQKFDEAAANKLLEVPYRKF
- a CDS encoding TonB-dependent receptor, translating into MRHIFLLTLSMLVTYASLAQNGQLKGKVVDASTNAPLAAATIEIDGKGRTTTNDNGEFSVDCAGSAIVRVSYVGYETFSKTADCATELVFSLISSTKSLQEVEVTALSNPNRSLLEQPISIVKLGSQELKRSTGLFLDDAINTSVPGVFMERRTISGGQQINIRGYGSGMGFRGISSNFDSQGVKMYLNGIPITDAEGITVMDDVDYGSVSNLEVSKGPSGTLYGLAISGVVNLQTQKAEKGQTSIGEDFMVGSYGLQRSTTRLAIGGEKSSFLINYGHQKYDGFMPHTRSHKNFVNMMGDYVLNDKQSMTSYLGFSDSYDERNGELTKEQYETFDYSGNSRYIANNAHSAVKTFRAGVGHTYHFNDHVSNTTSLFGSAQEMDNSSAGGWTDKTPLNYGFRSTFDKQFKLSEAVTLSGITGVEMQQMEAFTAGYGMGADSTNLSGYNVITAIRSNQATTSSTSSYFTQWTLSLPSDISVTAGIGISNMKLRLEDRLWGLTNDHPGNARLKTYENTYNGLASPSFAINKKISKVASVYASYSVGYKAPVSSNILISTTGQLNTGLEPEKGTQIEIGTKGSMIDNRLFYTVAGFNAKFQDKFTNVTVQNPSNTATLYSYIINGGSLNNTGLEVLVNYNVVSSNTGFLKLLRPFANLTYSHFTYDNFTYETIGKSVVNQDSTIVNDYSGNAVAGVSPVVFNLGVDVDTKPGFYGNLNFNYRSSMFYTSDEVNETEAYSLLNIKAGFRKSFGHFNLDAYFGANNITGEQYYQMVFVNQIPDAYIPAPNEINFFGGVNLKYTF
- a CDS encoding heme/hemin ABC transporter substrate-binding protein, which translates into the protein MKKLYLVAIVALLLAGCGRFGNEDKKTNNAERIVCIAKQYTEIIFALGAEKDIAAVDVSSTYPPEATELPTVGYHRALSAEGVLAAKPTLIIHDNNIGPEHVVKQLEDLKIPMKVFDTKGEDIESTKALMKEMGQYFHKEATADSLCKKLDADMKLALDNTANYTDSLNVLVIHFGQASNVFLVMTKKSTAAKMINWAGAKMAVDDERGMRQLSAEVVAASNPDVILLTDFGYDRLGTSEKIMELPGIAGTKAAQNNRIYRVEEHDMVYIGPRTGENVLMLQKLIHQDEAQL